A single Lolium perenne isolate Kyuss_39 chromosome 6, Kyuss_2.0, whole genome shotgun sequence DNA region contains:
- the LOC127326560 gene encoding prohibitin-3, mitochondrial: MAGGGGQAAVSFLTKLAKVAAGVGVTASAVSTSLYTVDGGQRAVIFDRFQGVLPTVVSEGTHFLIPWLQKPSIFDIRTRPHSFSSNSGTKDLQMVSLTLRVLARPDVDRLPEIFTSLGLDYDEKVLPSIGNEVLKAVVAQFNADQLLTDRPHVSALVREALIRRAAEFNIVLDDVAITHLAYGHDFAMAVEKKQVAQQEAERSKFVVAKAEQERRAAVVRAEGESESARLISEATAIAGNGLIELRRIEAAKEIAAMLARSPNVSYIPSSENGQMLLGLNAAR, translated from the coding sequence atggccggcggcggcgggcaagcGGCGGTCTCGTTCCTGACGAAGCTCGCCAAGGTAGCGGCTGGCGTGGGCGTGACGGCGTCGGCCGTCTCCACGTCCCTGTACACGGTGGACGGCGGGCAGCGGGCGGTCATCTTCGACCGCTTCCAGGGCGTGCTCCCCACGGTGGTCTCGGAGGGCACCCACTTCCTCATCCCCTGGCTCCAGAAGCCCTCCATCTTCGACATCCGCACGCGCCCGCACAGCTTCTCCTCCAACTCCGGCACCAAGGACCTGCAGATGGTCAGCCTCACGCTCCGCGTCCTCGCCCGCCCCGACGTCGACCGCCTCCCCGAGATCTTCACCTCCCTCGGCCTCGACTACGACGAGAAGGTGCTCCCCTCCATCGGCAACGAGGTGCTCAAGGCCGTCGTCGCCCAGTTCAACGCCGACCAGCTCCTCACCGACCGCCCCCACGTCTCGGCGCTCGTCCGTGAGGCCCTCATCCGCCGCGCCGCCGAGTTCAACATCGTCCTCGACGACGTCGCCATCACCCACCTCGCCTACGGCCATGACTTCGCCATGGCCGTCGAGAAGAAGCAGGTCGCGCAGCAGGAGGCCGAGCGCTCCAAGTTCGTCGTCGCCAAGGCGGAGCAGGAGAGGCGTGCTGCCGTCGTCCGTGCTGAGGGAGAGAGCGAGTCCGCACGCCTCATCTCGGAGGCTACCGCTATTGCCGGCAATGGCCTCATCGAGCTCAGGAGGATCGAGGCCGCCAAGGAGATCGCTGCGATGCTCGCACGCTCGCCCAACGTCTCCTACATCCCTTCCAGCGAGAATGGCCAGATGCTGCTTGGGCTCAACGCCGCCCGGTGA